The following are encoded together in the Streptomyces rapamycinicus NRRL 5491 genome:
- a CDS encoding molybdopterin-dependent oxidoreductase yields MKIEVNGEIFSEPARPGQCLRSYLRDLGWFGVKNGCDAGDCGTCTVHVDGQPVHSCLYPAFRTAGHRVTTVEGLARAGDLHPVQRDFLSAQGFQCGFCTAGMITTVAALDPAQLQDLPRALKGNFCRCTGYRSVEDAVHGIVRVEQDPGGEPFGRNLPAPAGRQVVTGAVRYTLDVPVDGLLHMKLLRSPHAHARITAIDTSAARAVPGVHTVLTHEDSPPQLYSTGRHEDPKGDPADTRLFDDVVRFAGQRVAAVVADTVAAAEEGCRRLAVTYDLLPSVFDPEEAMAPGAPVLHGDKATEQYIAHAKRNIADQVHGDIGDVEAAFAEADVMCERTYVTQRIQHAHLETHASIAWLDESGCLTVRTSSQVPFLTRKALCTLLDLPTEKVRVVCGRVGGGFGAKQEMLTEDVVALAALRTGRPVQLEFTREEEFTATVTRHPVSVRVKVAARRDGTLTAVQLRVVSDTGAYGNHACTVSRSCNESIAVYRCANKKVEGYAVYTNHMPSGAFRGYGLSQTVFAVESAMDELARALGMDPIAFRERNVIRPGDAVVSFSTEPDDVEIGSYGLDQCLTLVDTALRRGNDVQAPPGEEWLVGQGTALAMMITSPPHGHRAEARIGLLPDGRYQLAVGSVEFGTGTTTVHQQLAASVLHTSPDRILIAQSDTDQVGYDTGGFGSTGTVVAGLASARAAESLRESIIAAAADHVGGERSAGELDEDQVCCDGVRIPLAELGAVSQAAGRELRATGTCEGSPRSVAFNVHGFRIAVHTGTGEIRILMSVQAGDAGRVVNPMQCRGQIEGGVAQALGAAMHESLVMDEEGHVTTATFREYRIPEFADVPRTEVYFADTTDTLGPLGAKSMSESPFLPVAAALANAVRDATGVRLDTMPMTRDRVCLAIAASRGTPVAPDEVRADGTVGHAPA; encoded by the coding sequence ATGAAGATCGAGGTGAACGGTGAGATCTTCAGCGAACCAGCGCGCCCCGGGCAGTGTTTGCGGAGCTACCTGCGGGATCTCGGCTGGTTCGGGGTGAAAAATGGCTGTGACGCGGGCGACTGCGGCACGTGCACCGTACACGTCGACGGGCAGCCTGTGCACAGCTGCCTCTATCCCGCGTTTCGCACGGCCGGCCATCGGGTGACCACGGTGGAAGGACTCGCCCGCGCCGGGGATCTCCATCCGGTCCAGCGCGACTTCCTGTCCGCCCAGGGCTTCCAGTGCGGCTTCTGCACAGCGGGCATGATCACGACGGTGGCCGCACTCGACCCCGCCCAATTGCAGGATCTCCCCAGGGCGCTGAAGGGGAACTTCTGCCGGTGCACTGGCTACCGTTCGGTCGAGGACGCCGTCCACGGGATCGTACGGGTGGAGCAGGATCCGGGAGGGGAGCCGTTCGGACGGAACCTGCCGGCGCCCGCCGGCCGGCAGGTAGTGACGGGAGCGGTCCGTTACACCCTGGACGTCCCCGTCGATGGCCTGCTGCATATGAAGCTGTTGCGCTCCCCGCACGCGCACGCGCGGATCACGGCGATCGACACGAGCGCCGCGCGTGCCGTTCCCGGTGTGCACACTGTGCTCACCCACGAGGACTCACCGCCACAGCTGTACTCGACGGGGCGGCATGAGGACCCTAAGGGCGATCCCGCCGACACACGGCTCTTCGACGACGTCGTCCGGTTCGCCGGGCAGCGGGTCGCGGCCGTCGTGGCCGACACGGTGGCAGCCGCGGAGGAGGGCTGCCGCAGGCTGGCCGTCACCTACGACCTGCTACCGAGCGTGTTCGACCCCGAGGAGGCGATGGCGCCGGGCGCCCCAGTGCTCCACGGCGACAAGGCGACCGAGCAGTACATCGCGCACGCGAAACGCAACATCGCCGATCAGGTGCACGGTGACATCGGCGATGTGGAGGCGGCCTTCGCGGAGGCCGATGTGATGTGCGAGCGCACCTACGTCACCCAACGTATCCAACACGCGCATCTGGAGACCCACGCCTCGATCGCCTGGCTGGACGAGTCCGGCTGCCTCACCGTACGGACGAGCAGCCAGGTGCCGTTCCTCACCAGGAAGGCACTGTGCACCCTCCTCGACCTGCCCACGGAGAAGGTACGGGTGGTGTGCGGCCGTGTCGGCGGCGGCTTCGGGGCCAAGCAGGAGATGCTCACCGAGGACGTCGTCGCGCTGGCCGCGCTGCGCACCGGGCGCCCCGTGCAGCTGGAGTTCACGCGGGAGGAGGAGTTCACCGCGACCGTCACCCGCCATCCGGTCAGCGTCCGCGTCAAGGTGGCCGCACGGCGCGACGGCACGCTCACGGCCGTGCAGTTGCGGGTCGTCTCCGACACCGGGGCGTATGGCAACCACGCCTGCACCGTCTCCCGCTCGTGCAACGAGTCGATCGCCGTCTACCGCTGTGCGAACAAGAAGGTCGAAGGGTACGCCGTGTACACCAATCACATGCCCTCCGGCGCTTTCCGCGGGTACGGGCTCAGCCAGACGGTCTTCGCCGTCGAGTCGGCGATGGATGAACTCGCCCGCGCGCTCGGCATGGACCCGATCGCCTTCCGGGAACGTAACGTGATCCGGCCGGGCGACGCCGTGGTGAGCTTCAGCACCGAGCCGGATGACGTCGAGATCGGCAGCTACGGCCTCGACCAGTGCCTGACCCTCGTCGACACGGCATTGCGCCGCGGCAACGACGTTCAGGCGCCGCCGGGCGAGGAATGGCTCGTCGGGCAGGGGACGGCGCTGGCGATGATGATTACAAGTCCGCCCCACGGGCATCGAGCCGAGGCGCGGATCGGACTGCTGCCGGACGGCCGCTACCAACTGGCCGTTGGCAGCGTCGAATTCGGCACCGGCACGACGACCGTGCACCAGCAGCTCGCCGCGAGCGTGCTCCATACGAGTCCCGACCGGATTCTGATTGCGCAGAGTGATACGGACCAGGTCGGCTACGACACCGGAGGGTTCGGCTCGACCGGGACGGTGGTCGCGGGCCTGGCGTCCGCCCGTGCCGCGGAGTCACTGCGTGAGAGCATCATCGCTGCCGCTGCCGACCACGTGGGCGGCGAACGGTCAGCCGGTGAGCTCGACGAGGACCAGGTGTGCTGCGACGGTGTGCGCATCCCGCTCGCCGAGCTCGGGGCGGTGTCCCAGGCCGCCGGCAGGGAGCTGCGCGCGACCGGCACCTGCGAGGGCTCTCCGCGTTCGGTCGCCTTCAACGTCCATGGCTTCCGGATCGCGGTCCATACCGGTACCGGTGAGATCAGGATCCTGATGAGCGTCCAAGCGGGCGACGCCGGCCGGGTCGTCAATCCGATGCAGTGCCGTGGACAGATCGAGGGCGGTGTTGCGCAGGCCCTGGGCGCGGCCATGCACGAGTCGTTGGTGATGGACGAGGAGGGCCACGTCACCACGGCGACTTTCCGCGAGTACCGCATCCCGGAGTTCGCCGATGTGCCGCGGACGGAGGTGTACTTCGCCGACACCACCGACACCCTCGGTCCCCTGGGCGCCAAGTCGATGAGCGAGAGCCCCTTCCTCCCGGTCGCTGCCGCCTTGGCCAACGCGGTGCGGGACGCCACCGGGGTTCGGCTCGACACGATGCCGATGACACGTGATCGGGTCTGTCTGGCCATCGCTGCCTCCCGCGGCACACCCGTCGCGCCTGACGAGGTCCGGGCAGACGGGACAGTCGGGCACGCCCCGGCCTGA
- a CDS encoding SpoIIE family protein phosphatase, producing the protein MGSLETPVGVDVRDRLLATAAQDVVHALRASAATVYLVRPEPPKLMLIATAVVVSSLGVGPIEHIPVDDPVYATAAAYRSGDTTTAYSIDFLGEHPEEAISIPFPFTAFSAPVGGVGVMTAFWINGPREPTAEERRQLAEVSGRLGRELEQLAAQRVPMTPPAVPRVHAAESGLAEGQGAAAIDNAPLVYHLHRLAVQLNHVSDGREAAALACARVMSAVDADAMAVTQVKGDRLVIAAAEGCSHLFLRELEGQLLISASTPEARAVAHRRQLTYAPGAALTRGRVGTGDRDDYAWVVLPLLGGSGVVVGTCSIGSEQPGISKTTPSALATLLGQALERTAADGARHALAQQLQRTLLPRALPQCAGIRSTSRYVPTGGIDLGGDWYDLVTLPDQHSVTALVGDVQGHDIQAAVVMGQLRAAVRAYATEGHHPGTILGRINRFLWESSHLMCTCACMQIDLDTGVTQLATAGHQPPIIRDPAGCYWNSNSGLDIGVPLGVDPDSSYMVTEAILGPGTLLALHTDGVISQEETQSDIMEAAIKSSGADELETLADELIRRRSNRMTDDAALLLLQFEGPPVHARIRQLEITQNDLRGAHRARSAVHGWLHEWELGQVAEKMELLVSEMVTNALIHAATDVHVCVRGYSDCVRVEVRDSDVHPARQDTSPLQDGDPAESGRGLLIVDALADRWGNSPSGRGKTVWFEVAAEPSCP; encoded by the coding sequence ATGGGTTCCCTGGAGACACCTGTGGGTGTGGATGTACGGGATAGGCTGCTCGCCACCGCGGCACAGGATGTCGTACATGCGCTGAGGGCTTCGGCGGCGACGGTGTATCTCGTGCGCCCGGAACCACCGAAATTGATGCTGATAGCCACGGCAGTGGTGGTTAGCTCCCTCGGAGTGGGACCTATTGAGCATATACCGGTAGATGATCCGGTATATGCGACGGCGGCCGCTTATCGGTCCGGTGACACGACGACGGCGTATTCGATCGATTTCCTGGGAGAGCATCCCGAGGAGGCGATTTCCATACCGTTTCCTTTTACTGCATTTTCGGCCCCCGTCGGCGGGGTAGGGGTGATGACTGCGTTTTGGATCAATGGCCCCAGAGAGCCGACAGCAGAAGAGAGGCGGCAGCTCGCGGAGGTGTCCGGCAGGCTGGGGCGCGAGCTGGAGCAGCTGGCTGCCCAGCGGGTGCCCATGACTCCTCCGGCCGTGCCGCGGGTACACGCCGCGGAGTCCGGGCTGGCTGAGGGCCAAGGAGCAGCGGCCATTGACAACGCGCCGCTCGTCTATCACCTTCATCGGCTCGCCGTGCAGCTCAACCACGTGTCGGACGGCCGGGAAGCTGCCGCGTTGGCCTGCGCGCGGGTGATGTCCGCGGTGGACGCGGACGCGATGGCGGTGACCCAGGTAAAGGGTGACCGGCTCGTCATTGCCGCTGCCGAGGGTTGCTCGCACTTGTTCCTGCGGGAGCTGGAAGGGCAATTGCTCATCAGTGCTTCAACACCCGAGGCGAGGGCGGTGGCGCACAGGCGGCAACTGACCTACGCACCGGGAGCGGCACTGACACGCGGCCGGGTGGGGACCGGGGACCGTGACGATTACGCCTGGGTGGTGCTGCCACTCCTAGGGGGAAGCGGGGTCGTGGTGGGCACCTGCTCGATCGGCAGCGAGCAGCCAGGCATCTCGAAGACCACTCCATCTGCGCTGGCCACGCTGCTGGGACAGGCACTGGAACGCACGGCGGCGGACGGCGCCCGACACGCCCTCGCACAGCAGCTTCAGAGGACCCTCTTGCCGCGGGCACTGCCGCAGTGTGCAGGCATCCGCAGCACGTCCAGATACGTGCCGACCGGCGGGATCGATCTGGGCGGCGACTGGTATGACCTGGTGACACTGCCTGATCAGCACAGCGTCACCGCGCTGGTCGGTGACGTCCAGGGGCACGACATTCAGGCCGCTGTGGTGATGGGCCAGCTCCGGGCGGCCGTGCGAGCCTACGCCACCGAGGGCCACCACCCCGGCACCATCCTGGGGCGAATAAACCGCTTTCTCTGGGAGAGCAGTCATTTGATGTGCACATGTGCATGCATGCAAATCGACTTGGATACCGGCGTCACTCAGCTCGCAACCGCCGGACATCAACCGCCCATAATCCGTGATCCCGCGGGTTGCTATTGGAATTCCAATTCCGGCCTGGACATAGGTGTGCCACTGGGAGTCGATCCCGATAGCTCATATATGGTGACCGAGGCCATTTTGGGGCCGGGCACACTGCTGGCCCTCCACACCGATGGAGTGATCAGTCAAGAGGAAACCCAGTCGGACATCATGGAGGCCGCCATTAAATCCTCCGGTGCTGATGAGTTGGAAACTCTGGCAGACGAGCTGATCCGCCGCCGCAGCAATCGCATGACCGATGACGCAGCGCTGCTGCTGCTGCAATTTGAGGGCCCTCCTGTGCATGCGCGCATTCGTCAGCTTGAAATCACGCAAAATGATTTGCGAGGTGCTCATCGCGCTCGTTCTGCCGTCCATGGCTGGCTGCATGAGTGGGAGCTGGGTCAGGTAGCCGAAAAGATGGAGCTACTGGTATCCGAGATGGTCACCAATGCGCTGATTCATGCCGCCACCGACGTGCATGTGTGTGTGCGCGGATACTCGGACTGTGTGCGTGTCGAGGTGCGGGACAGTGACGTGCACCCGGCGCGGCAGGACACCTCGCCCCTACAGGACGGCGATCCTGCGGAGAGCGGCCGCGGGTTGCTCATCGTGGATGCACTGGCAGACCGCTGGGGCAATTCGCCCAGCGGCCGGGGAAAAACGGTGTGGTTCGAGGTGGCGGCAGAGCCATCGTGTCCGTAA
- a CDS encoding transposase yields the protein MDEAVRVADLLFPGVDVEVERLMLTDVEVCVTVRSRAASAACPECRQRSSRVHCYYERCLADRPVASRRVRTELRARRLVCENASCTHRTSAEQIPGLTRRHARRTQSLTALLTDVALFLGGRPGTRLSARMPITTRKNTLLRLIRTLPAPEPGLIPVLGVDEFALRRRRTYATILIDMTIHRPVDGRVAMRTPILGPDDTVRAHLERLRKAEVLDQTCGKNGGGRDQARPVFGKVVDIEDGHRLRRLRHLMSAKDAAVAPRLVQLGRKVSGDRHDGRLDRGDASGRGPVSSVAGQEPESGPDVEDQVLVIDPAGSRVLIHPARPGEVGAVGGDRSEGAGTALMELARDPFGLRGLGAAVRDQAAGEAVLVGGGYFGFGQVDDAGPVPAWVAQALADQDSEAFP from the coding sequence GTGGACGAAGCGGTGCGCGTGGCTGACCTCCTCTTCCCGGGTGTGGATGTGGAGGTCGAGCGCCTGATGCTCACGGACGTCGAGGTGTGTGTGACCGTACGGTCCCGGGCTGCGTCGGCGGCCTGCCCCGAGTGCAGACAGAGATCATCACGGGTGCACTGTTACTACGAGCGGTGTCTGGCCGACCGTCCCGTCGCCAGCAGGCGTGTGCGGACAGAGCTGCGGGCACGACGCCTCGTCTGCGAGAACGCCTCCTGCACCCATCGGACCTCCGCCGAGCAGATACCGGGGCTGACGCGCCGCCACGCCCGCAGGACGCAGTCCCTCACTGCCCTGCTCACCGACGTGGCACTGTTCCTGGGCGGCCGTCCGGGAACCCGCCTGTCCGCACGCATGCCCATCACGACCCGCAAGAACACTCTGCTCCGGCTGATCCGCACACTGCCCGCCCCGGAGCCGGGCCTCATCCCCGTCCTCGGTGTCGACGAGTTCGCCCTGCGCCGCCGCAGGACCTACGCGACGATCCTGATCGACATGACCATCCACCGTCCCGTCGACGGGCGCGTAGCGATGCGAACTCCAATATTGGGTCCGGATGACACCGTGCGTGCTCATCTGGAGCGTCTCCGGAAAGCCGAAGTGCTGGATCAGACCTGCGGCAAGAACGGAGGTGGTCGCGATCAGGCCCGACCCGTCTTCGGCAAGGTCGTCGATATCGAAGACGGACATCGCCTGAGGCGGCTCCGTCACCTGATGAGTGCCAAGGATGCCGCCGTGGCTCCGCGGTTGGTGCAGCTCGGCCGGAAGGTCAGCGGTGACAGGCACGATGGTCGCCTGGACCGTGGCGATGCCTCCGGCCGCGGACCGGTCTCGAGCGTGGCGGGCCAGGAACCGGAGTCCGGACCAGATGTCGAGGACCAGGTCCTCGTCATCGATCCGGCTGGTAGTCGTGTTCTCATCCACCCGGCCAGGCCGGGCGAGGTCGGTGCGGTTGGCGGCGATCGCAGCGAAGGCGCCGGCACCGCTCTGATGGAGCTCGCACGCGACCCATTCGGCCTTCGCGGGCTCGGAGCCGCCGTGCGCGATCAGGCGGCGGGCGAAGCGGTCCTGGTAGGCGGCGGCTACTTCGGATTCGGCCAGGTAGATGATGCTGGCCCCGTTCCGGCGTGGGTAGCGCAGGCCCTCGCTGACCAGGACTCTGAAGCTTTCCCTTGA
- a CDS encoding FAD binding domain-containing protein produces the protein MDLNTIETVVEAPTRAEQSVWQAGDAWLAGGTWLFSEPQPELRRLIDVRGFGWAPFKTDADGLEIAATCTLARLVDIPTPAEWTATPLLDQCRQALLSSFKVWNEATVGGNLCLSLPAGSMISLMASLDGVCTIWTREGGDRQVTATDFVAGPQRNVLRPGELLRSITLPASALRCHTAFRQISPAPQGRSAALVIGRRSPDDGAFVLTVTASTVRPVRLAFRGIPEPGELHAALDQAIPPELYHRDVHGAPAWRRHMTLRFAEEIRSELSSLGGRGR, from the coding sequence ATGGATCTGAACACCATCGAGACGGTCGTCGAGGCACCTACCCGTGCCGAGCAGTCGGTGTGGCAGGCGGGCGACGCCTGGCTTGCCGGCGGCACGTGGCTGTTCTCCGAGCCACAACCGGAATTGCGCCGCCTCATCGATGTGAGAGGTTTCGGCTGGGCACCGTTCAAGACCGACGCCGACGGGCTGGAGATCGCCGCGACGTGCACGCTGGCGCGACTCGTCGACATCCCGACGCCCGCGGAGTGGACTGCGACCCCGCTCCTGGACCAGTGCCGTCAGGCGCTGCTGTCTTCGTTCAAGGTCTGGAACGAGGCGACCGTGGGCGGCAACCTCTGCCTGTCACTGCCTGCCGGCTCGATGATCTCGCTCATGGCGTCTCTCGACGGCGTCTGCACCATCTGGACCCGCGAAGGCGGCGACCGACAGGTCACGGCCACCGACTTCGTCGCTGGTCCGCAGCGCAACGTACTCAGACCCGGTGAGCTGCTGCGCTCGATCACTTTGCCGGCGTCCGCGCTGCGCTGTCACACGGCTTTCCGTCAGATCTCGCCGGCCCCGCAGGGCCGGTCCGCCGCACTGGTCATCGGCAGGCGGTCACCCGACGACGGTGCGTTCGTGCTGACAGTGACCGCATCGACCGTGCGTCCGGTCCGGCTGGCTTTCCGCGGGATACCCGAGCCGGGCGAGCTTCACGCCGCCCTCGACCAGGCGATCCCGCCGGAGCTCTACCACCGGGACGTGCACGGAGCACCGGCGTGGCGGCGCCACATGACTCTCCGGTTCGCCGAGGAGATTCGGTCAGAACTGTCATCACTCGGTGGGCGAGGCCGATGA
- a CDS encoding transposase, giving the protein MRSVRAKQTTDRWQAEYALRVGVEGAINQVLDATGLRRTRYRGLSKVTLRHACSATAIGRTSAGSRVSSYANTAPQAGCRQAQVTYGKGAGA; this is encoded by the coding sequence ATACGCTCCGTCCGCGCCAAGCAGACCACCGACCGGTGGCAGGCCGAGTACGCCCTGCGCGTCGGCGTGGAAGGCGCGATCAACCAGGTCCTCGATGCCACGGGCCTGCGCCGAACCCGCTACCGCGGCCTGTCGAAGGTCACCCTCCGGCACGCCTGCTCCGCGACCGCGATCGGACGCACTTCCGCGGGGAGCCGCGTATCGAGCTACGCAAACACAGCACCTCAGGCAGGTTGCCGCCAAGCGCAGGTCACTTATGGTAAAGGAGCCGGAGCGTGA